The Bicyclus anynana chromosome 3, ilBicAnyn1.1, whole genome shotgun sequence genome has a window encoding:
- the LOC112058588 gene encoding WD repeat-containing protein 82, translating into MMKLVDQVVRSFKVAKVFRENTDKINSIDFSPSGETLISCSEDDQIVIYDCEKGTQMITVNSKKYGVDLIHFTHAKNTAIHSSTKVDDTIRYLSLHDNKYIRYFPGHTKKVVTLCLSPVEDTFLSGSLDKTLRLWDLRSPNCQGLMHLSGRPVAAYDPEGLIFAAGVNSESIKLYDLRSFDKGPFVTFKLNQEKECDWTGLKFSRDGKTMLISTNGSIIRLVDAYHGTPLQTFTGHLNNKGIAIEASFSPDSQYIFSGSTDGRVHVWNADTGYKVCVLNGDHPAPIQCVQFNPKYMLLASACTNMAFWLPTIDDV; encoded by the coding sequence ATGATGAAACTAGTGGATCAAGTTGTTAGAAGTTTTAAGGTGGCTAAAGTTTTTCGAGAAAACACTGACAAAATAAATAGCATAGATTTCTCACCTTCTGGCGAAACACTCATATCTTGTAGTGAAGATGATCAAATTGTTATATATGATTGTGAAAAAGGAACACAAATGATTACTGTAAACAGTAAAAAGTATGGCGTTGATCTTATACATTTTACACATGCAAAAAATACAGCTATTCACAGTTCAACAAAAGTTGATGATACCATAAGATATTTGTCTTTACATGACAATAAATACATTAGATATTTTCCTGGACATACCAAAAAAGTCGTAACATTATGCTTATCCCCTGTGGAGGACACATTTTTATCAGGCTCATTGGATAAAACTCTTCGATTGTGGGATTTGCGATCACCCAATTGTCAAGGATTGATGCATTTGTCTGGTCGACCAGTTGCGGCTTACGATCCCGAAGGTCTCATATTTGCAGCTGGTGTCAATTCAGAGAGTATAAAATTGTATGATTTGAGATCTTTTGACAAAGGTCCATTTGTTACATTTAAGCTTAATCAAGAAAAAGAATGTGATTGGACTGGCCTGAAGTTTTCTCGTGACGGTAAAACCATGTTGATAAGTACAAATGGATCTATAATTCGACTTGTTGATGCTTATCATGGTACACCACTTCAAACTTTTACTGGACACCTCAACAATAAAGGAATTGCAATTGAGGCATCATTCAGCCCAGATTCACAGTACATATTCAGTGGTTCCACCGACGGAAGAGTCCATGTTTGGAATGCAGATACAGGATATAAAGTCTGTGTCCTGAATGGGGATCATCCTGCACCAATTCAGTGTGTGCAATTTAATCCGAAATATATGTTGTTGGCCTCTGCTTGTACTAATATGGCTTTTTGGCTACCAACAATAGATGATGTTTAA